The nucleotide sequence TCGGGGCTGTTATACTCCGGGGATCCGCTCCCACCATACAGAGAGTCGTAAGCCGAGCAGTAGCTGTGTGTCCTCAGTGGAAGCGAGTTCGAGCCTGGCTGGCAGTGGGGGCTGGAGAGACGCGCACACTGGTAGGGGTAGGAATGCATGGAGAATGAGCTGGACCCGTACCTCCCCCCGTCCTGACACTGCTGTTCCGTTAGGAAGTTACGGGAGTTTAGCTGCAGGCATCCCGCCACCAGGTTGGTCGTGGGCTGGGAGAGTCCCTTACACAGCGTCTGGACATAGGACACAACGTCGGGCCTTTTTCCAGAGCGCAATATCTCCGACAGGGCCCAGATATAGTTTTTGGCCAATCGCAGAGTCTCGATTTTGGACAGTTTTTGCGTTTTGGAGTAGCAGGGCACCACTTTACGCAGATTGTCCAGCGCAGAGTTCAGGTCATGCATGCGGGTCCGCTCCCGTGCGTTGGCCTTCACCCGCCGCATCCTGGAGCGCTCGATCCGGGCCTGGGTCATTTTGCGCTTCTTGGGGCCCCTTTTCTTGGGCCTATCCCCCTCTGTATCCTCTCCgtcgtcctcttcctccacccCGTCGTCCTCG is from Micropterus dolomieu isolate WLL.071019.BEF.003 ecotype Adirondacks linkage group LG02, ASM2129224v1, whole genome shotgun sequence and encodes:
- the LOC123967484 gene encoding neurogenic differentiation factor 2-like, with protein sequence MLTRLFSDPSLLPDVQKYSGWADSDDEQSKIKDEDQDTQDEMEGSDMRGDSRTQSEHAGEDDEDDGVEEEDDGEDTEGDRPKKRGPKKRKMTQARIERSRMRRVKANARERTRMHDLNSALDNLRKVVPCYSKTQKLSKIETLRLAKNYIWALSEILRSGKRPDVVSYVQTLCKGLSQPTTNLVAGCLQLNSRNFLTEQQCQDGGRYGSSSFSMHSYPYQCARLSSPHCQPGSNSLPLRTHSYCSAYDSLYGGSGSPEYNSPEYEGPLSPPLCINGNFSLKHQGSASPENEKGYHYSMHYSGLPGSRPTGSHNLVFGSSGARSGIHSENVLPYHDMHLHHERAPVYDELNAFFHN